The genomic DNA ATAATTCTAAATAACTATTATCAGGCAAACTACTTTCAATTATAAATACCCCGTTTTCATTTGTTTTAAGTAATAAATTTTGATCTACAAAAAATACCTCAACATCTTCAAGAGGATTATTTTCAATATCAACTACTACCGCTTCAATTTGTGATAAAGCAAATAAAGTATTAGTGAATAAAAAAAGAGAAAATAATTGAAATTTTATACTCATAATTAAGAAGAACAAGACTGACAAATGCCAGAAACATTAATATTTATATTGTTAAATTTGTAGTCAGGCAGTGATATGACTGGAAAATTATCCATGAATAGACAAGACACGTCATCACAGCTCTCACATTGAAAATGTATATGATTGTGATTATGATTACCATCATTGCAAGTATTTTTACATAAAGCATATAAAGTATCTTTTTTATCAAGTCTAATTGAGTGAATAATC from Flavobacteriales bacterium TMED191 includes the following:
- a CDS encoding transcriptional repressor, coding for MLRLEFENIIKNHGLSVTKTRKRVLKCFLKFDKPINLKTIRSYIKPIDRITLFRILSSFESKGIIHSIRLDKKDTLYALCKNTCNDGNHNHNHIHFQCESCDDVSCLFMDNFPVISLPDYKFNNININVSGICQSCSS